A DNA window from Eptesicus fuscus isolate TK198812 chromosome 8, DD_ASM_mEF_20220401, whole genome shotgun sequence contains the following coding sequences:
- the LAMP1 gene encoding lysosome-associated membrane glycoprotein 1 isoform X1, translating into MAAPGGARRQPLLLLFLAGLVYGASAVFFEVKDGNGTTCIMANFSANFLTNYNTQSGSKNSTFSLPPNAQTLNSSSCGKENASNPSLMIAFGSGHILTLSFARNATRYSVQMMRFVYNLSDTQIFPNASSQEAKTAESMTDIMADINKKYRCVSSNQIHMNNVTVTFIDATIQAYLSNDSFSKEETRCMQDGPSPTMSPTSAHPSSSPPHPSPTSAHPSSSPPHPTPPHPSPPHPSPTPPHPSPSPVPESPSVHKYNVSGTNGTCLLASMGLQLNVTYKKKDDKTMTRVFNINPNNTKVSGSCTTQRVTLELQSETSTFLAFQFGMNASSSRFFLKEIQLNMTLPDAKDPTFKASNSSLRALQATMGNSYKCNAEEHIWVTDAFSVNIFKVWVQAFQVEGDKFGSVEECQLDENNMLIPIAVGGALAGLVLIVLIAYLIGRKRSHAGYQTI; encoded by the exons ATGGCGGCCCCCGGTGGCGCCCGGCGGCAGCCGCTGCTCCTGCTGTTCCTCG CAGGCCTTGTGTATGGTGCATCAGCTGTGTTTTTTGAGGTGAAGGATGGCAACGGGACAACTTGTATAATGGCCAACTTCTCTGCTAACTTCTTGACCAACTATAATACCCAGAGTGGCTCTAAG AATTCGACCTTCAGCCTGCCACCTAATGCACAAACATTAAATAGCAGCTCCTGTGGTAAAGAGAATGCTTCTAACCCCAGTCTCATGATTGCTTTTGGAAGTGGACATATACTGACCCTCAGTTTCGCAAGAAATGCTACACGTTACAGTGTCCAGATGATGCGTTTTGTTTATAACTTGTCAGACACACAGATTTTCCCCAATGCAAGCTCCCAGG AAGCCAAGACTGCAGAATCCATGACTGACATCATGgcagacataaataaaaaatacagatgtGTGAGCAGCAACCAGATCCACATGAATAATGTAACTGTCACGTTCATTGATGCCACCATCCAGGCATACCTTTCAAATGATAGCTTCAGCAAGGAAG AGACACGCTGTATGCAAGATGGACCTTCCCCAACAATGTCGCCAACATCTGCCCACCCCTCgtcatcccctccccacccttcaccAACATCTGCCCACCCCTCATCATCTCCTCCCCACCCTAcgcctccccacccttcccctccccacccttcaccaacccctccccacccttcaccATCCCCAGTGCCTGAGAGCCCCTCAGTGCACAAGTACAACGTGAGTGGCACCAACGGaacctgcctgcttgccagcaTGGGGCTGCAGCTAAATGTCACCTACAAGAAGAAGGACGACAAG ACTATGACCAGAGTATTCAACATTAACCCGAATAACACCAAAGTCAGTGGGAGCTGCACTACCCAGCGGGTGACCCTGGAGCTCCAGAGTGAGACCAGCACTTTCCTTGCCTTCCAATTTGGAATG AATGCGAGTTCTAGCCGTTTTTTCCTGAAAGAAATCCAGTTGAACATGACTCTTCCTGACGCCAAAG ACCCCACCTTCAAGGCCTCCAATAGCTCACTGAGAGCACTGCAGGCCACTATGGGGAATTCCTACAAGTGCAACGCCGAGGAGCACATTTGGGTCACAGATGCCTTTTCTGTCAACATTTTCAAAGTGTGGGTCCAGGCTTTCCAGGTAGAAGGCGACAAGTTTGGGTCTG TGGAAGAATGTCAGCTGGATGAGAATAACATGCTGATCCCCATCGCCGTGGGCGGTGCCCTGGCAGGACTGGTCCTCATCGTCCTCATTGCCTACCTCATCGGCAGAAAGAGGAGCCATGCTGGCTACCAGACGATTTAG
- the LAMP1 gene encoding lysosome-associated membrane glycoprotein 1 isoform X2, whose protein sequence is MAAPGGARRQPLLLLFLGLVYGASAVFFEVKDGNGTTCIMANFSANFLTNYNTQSGSKNSTFSLPPNAQTLNSSSCGKENASNPSLMIAFGSGHILTLSFARNATRYSVQMMRFVYNLSDTQIFPNASSQEAKTAESMTDIMADINKKYRCVSSNQIHMNNVTVTFIDATIQAYLSNDSFSKEETRCMQDGPSPTMSPTSAHPSSSPPHPSPTSAHPSSSPPHPTPPHPSPPHPSPTPPHPSPSPVPESPSVHKYNVSGTNGTCLLASMGLQLNVTYKKKDDKTMTRVFNINPNNTKVSGSCTTQRVTLELQSETSTFLAFQFGMNASSSRFFLKEIQLNMTLPDAKDPTFKASNSSLRALQATMGNSYKCNAEEHIWVTDAFSVNIFKVWVQAFQVEGDKFGSVEECQLDENNMLIPIAVGGALAGLVLIVLIAYLIGRKRSHAGYQTI, encoded by the exons ATGGCGGCCCCCGGTGGCGCCCGGCGGCAGCCGCTGCTCCTGCTGTTCCTCG GCCTTGTGTATGGTGCATCAGCTGTGTTTTTTGAGGTGAAGGATGGCAACGGGACAACTTGTATAATGGCCAACTTCTCTGCTAACTTCTTGACCAACTATAATACCCAGAGTGGCTCTAAG AATTCGACCTTCAGCCTGCCACCTAATGCACAAACATTAAATAGCAGCTCCTGTGGTAAAGAGAATGCTTCTAACCCCAGTCTCATGATTGCTTTTGGAAGTGGACATATACTGACCCTCAGTTTCGCAAGAAATGCTACACGTTACAGTGTCCAGATGATGCGTTTTGTTTATAACTTGTCAGACACACAGATTTTCCCCAATGCAAGCTCCCAGG AAGCCAAGACTGCAGAATCCATGACTGACATCATGgcagacataaataaaaaatacagatgtGTGAGCAGCAACCAGATCCACATGAATAATGTAACTGTCACGTTCATTGATGCCACCATCCAGGCATACCTTTCAAATGATAGCTTCAGCAAGGAAG AGACACGCTGTATGCAAGATGGACCTTCCCCAACAATGTCGCCAACATCTGCCCACCCCTCgtcatcccctccccacccttcaccAACATCTGCCCACCCCTCATCATCTCCTCCCCACCCTAcgcctccccacccttcccctccccacccttcaccaacccctccccacccttcaccATCCCCAGTGCCTGAGAGCCCCTCAGTGCACAAGTACAACGTGAGTGGCACCAACGGaacctgcctgcttgccagcaTGGGGCTGCAGCTAAATGTCACCTACAAGAAGAAGGACGACAAG ACTATGACCAGAGTATTCAACATTAACCCGAATAACACCAAAGTCAGTGGGAGCTGCACTACCCAGCGGGTGACCCTGGAGCTCCAGAGTGAGACCAGCACTTTCCTTGCCTTCCAATTTGGAATG AATGCGAGTTCTAGCCGTTTTTTCCTGAAAGAAATCCAGTTGAACATGACTCTTCCTGACGCCAAAG ACCCCACCTTCAAGGCCTCCAATAGCTCACTGAGAGCACTGCAGGCCACTATGGGGAATTCCTACAAGTGCAACGCCGAGGAGCACATTTGGGTCACAGATGCCTTTTCTGTCAACATTTTCAAAGTGTGGGTCCAGGCTTTCCAGGTAGAAGGCGACAAGTTTGGGTCTG TGGAAGAATGTCAGCTGGATGAGAATAACATGCTGATCCCCATCGCCGTGGGCGGTGCCCTGGCAGGACTGGTCCTCATCGTCCTCATTGCCTACCTCATCGGCAGAAAGAGGAGCCATGCTGGCTACCAGACGATTTAG